The proteins below are encoded in one region of Streptomyces cyanogenus:
- a CDS encoding ComF family protein codes for MRGWWQDLTDLVLPADCAGCGAPRTVLCARCRAKLDAGVSRRVRPVPEPAGLPVVHAVAPYAAEVRALLLAHKERGALVLAGVLGRALARAVRAGLGEHGAGGGAAGSPECGSVLLVPVPSARWAVRARGHDPVRRMALAAAGELRRTGTPARVAAVLRQRRAVADQAGLDARQRLANLAGALEVSPGGGRLLGAGRVVLVDDLMTTGASLAEAARALREADVSRPARGTVVYAAITREGREERRTGARQERSEWVHSAQEKTVPNALGRKLRAAVIAAPRDSFEISRN; via the coding sequence ATGCGGGGGTGGTGGCAGGACCTCACCGACCTGGTGCTGCCGGCGGACTGCGCGGGTTGCGGTGCACCTCGTACGGTGCTCTGCGCGCGGTGCCGGGCCAAGCTCGACGCGGGCGTGTCCCGGCGGGTGCGGCCGGTGCCGGAGCCGGCCGGGCTGCCGGTGGTGCACGCGGTGGCTCCCTACGCGGCGGAGGTGCGCGCGCTGCTGCTCGCGCACAAGGAGCGCGGCGCGCTGGTCCTCGCGGGAGTGCTGGGCAGGGCACTGGCGAGGGCCGTTCGGGCAGGCCTCGGCGAGCACGGCGCCGGCGGCGGGGCGGCCGGTTCGCCGGAGTGCGGGTCCGTGCTGCTGGTTCCCGTGCCCTCCGCGCGGTGGGCCGTGCGGGCGCGCGGGCACGATCCGGTGCGGCGGATGGCGCTCGCGGCGGCCGGGGAGCTGCGGCGCACCGGGACACCCGCCCGGGTGGCGGCCGTGCTGCGTCAGCGGCGGGCCGTGGCGGACCAGGCGGGGCTGGACGCCCGGCAGCGCCTGGCGAACCTCGCCGGGGCGCTGGAGGTGAGCCCGGGCGGCGGCCGGCTGCTCGGCGCGGGCCGCGTGGTGCTCGTCGACGACCTGATGACGACGGGCGCCAGTCTCGCGGAGGCGGCGCGGGCCCTGCGGGAGGCGGATGTGTCCCGGCCTGCTCGCGGCACGGTCGTGTATGCGGCGATAACTCGGGAAGGTAGGGAGGAACGACGGACCGGTGCACGACAGGAGAGGAGCGAGTGGGTGCACAGTGCACAGGAAAAGACCGTCCCGAACGCTCTTGGCCGGAAGCTCCGTGCCGCAGTGATCGCCGCCCCTCGCGATTCATTCGAAATAAGCAGGAACTGA